The proteins below are encoded in one region of Coffea arabica cultivar ET-39 chromosome 4c, Coffea Arabica ET-39 HiFi, whole genome shotgun sequence:
- the LOC140004763 gene encoding uncharacterized protein, whose product MPAWYNPQAVCAYHSGAPGHATFDCKALKHKIQDMVEAGEIVIRKREAQGPNVNRNPLPEHANTIGVILDDTEYVEPVKELAREAEVFGVTDQPFVIELPFEEDEKPFILDLTPAESESLEPVVIEFPKQEPVLSLQQVPWNYDEPDVQIGERSIAKKEVSVVTRSGKIASPFEATIPIQANNSEPPAKPTITEREALDFLKRLQRSEYNVIEKLSKSPAQISMLDLLFSSDVHRDALLEVLTKAQIPRDISVDNFSHVVGNVLFTKQITFSDEELPSEGIGHNKALYIVVRCNGKMLPKVLIDNGSALNICPWSTLEKLGLQDVKLRPSGTIVRGFDGAQREPIGEIDLVVEMGPAQFQITCQVMHFSSVYNVLLGRPWIHKSGAVPSSLHQLLKFVVNDKLITIFAEEDCLVITDSGTKEDGSRNVTMTPHSTADIVSVSWITNEEQVLPKASVMMAKEMIRGGYEFDKGLGRNLQGVLKPVEIMEKKDSFGLGFRPTAKDIKEMKERKKAEKEGRQRVFDIPPLRYTFPRPTEVITSEDINWGNAVFTHVWDGSCITS is encoded by the exons ATGCCCGCGTGGTATAATCCACAagctgtctgtgcttatcattctggggCCCCCGGACATGCCACCTTTGATTGCAAAGCGCTTAAGCATAAAATCCAAGATATGGTTGAAGCCGGGGAGATTGTAATCCGGAAAAGGGAGGCGCAAGGGCCGAACGTAAATAGGAACCCTTTACCGGAACATGCCAATACCATTGGGGTTATTCTGGATGATACGGAGTATGTGGAACCAGTCAAAGAATTGGCAAGggaagctgaagtgtttggggtcacagaccaaccTTTTGTCATAGAACTGCCATTTGAAGAGGACGAGAAACCCTTTATCTTGGATCTCACGCCAGCTGAGAGTGAGTCTTTAGAGCCGGTGGTTATTGAATTCCCGAAGCAGGAGCCTGTCCTGAGCCTGCAACAAGTACCATGGAATTATGATGAACCTGACGTGCAGATTGGGGAAAGGTCAATTGCAAAGAAGGAAGTATCAGTGGTCACAAGATCGGGGAAAATTGCAAGCCCGTTTGAAGCAACCATTCCGATTCAAGCAAATAACTCTGAGCCACCCGCTAAACCAACAATTACCGAGAGAGAAGCCTTAGATTTCCTTAAAAGGCTCCAAAGAAGCGAATACAATGTGATCGAGAAGCTTAGCAAGTCGCCCGCTCAAATATCCATGTTGGATCTACTTTTTTCATCAGATGTGCATAGGGATGCATTGCTCGAAGTACTGACTAAAGCTCAAATTCCTAGAGACATTTCAGTTGATAATTTCTCACACGTAGTTGGGAATGTACTCTTCACCAAGCAAATTACTTTTTCCGACGAGGAGTTGCCGTCggaaggcattggacataacaagGCCCTGTACATAGTTGTGAGGTGCAACGGAAAAATGCTGCCGAAGGTATTAATTGACAATGGATCTGCTCTTAATATATGTCCCTGGAGCaccttggaaaagctaggaTTGCAAGACGTCAAgttgaggccttcagggaccataGTCCGAGGTTTTGATGGAGCGCAAAGAGAGCCAATAGGAGAAATTGATTTAGTAGTTGAAATGGGGCCCGCCCAGTTTCAAATAACCTGCcaagtcatgcatttttctaGTGTTTACAACGTTTTGCTTGGCaggccatggattcacaagtctGGGGCTGTGCCTTCTTCATTGCATCAATTGCTAAAGTTTGTAGTGAATGACAAGCTGATCACTATATTTGCCGAAGAGGATTGCCTTGTAATCACTGATTCTGGGACAAAAGAGGATGGAAGCCGCAATGTCACCATGACTCCCCATAGCACGGCTGATATCGTCTCTGTAAGTTGGATCACAAACGAGGAGCAAGTTCTACCAAAGGCCAGTGTtatgatggctaaggaaatgatcCGAGGAGGTTATGAATTTGACAAGGGACTAGGACGAAATCTGCAAGGAGTTTTGAAGCCAGTGGAGATTATGGAGAAGAAAGATTCATTTGGCTTAGGGTTCCGACCAACTGCTAAGGATatcaaagaaatgaaggaacgtAAGAAAGCAGAGAAAGAGGGCAGGCAAAGGGTTTTTGACATTCCACCACTGCGGTATACTTTTCCACGACCAACAGAGGTTATCACATCAGAG GACATCAACTGGGGCAACGCCGTATTCACTCATGTATgggatggaagctgtattaccagctga